ATAGGATTATTGTGAATGTGTTCTGAAAATTAATTATAAAAATCACTAATTAACTAAAATATGTTATGTTAAAAATCAGGTTTGTAGTATTAGCTATTATACTGGGAGCATGTTTTTTTATAAATACTGCTTACGGTGCCGGATCAACCCCGTTGAAAGCGGGGATTGATTATCCTTCCGAGATTGAAGATCCACAATGCCTCGGAATCAACAAAGAGCCTTATCATGCCACGTTAATGCCTTATGCCAATCTGCAGGAAGCACTTCGTGCCAATCGCCATGCTTCTTCGTTTTGCCATAGTTTGAATGGCAATTGGAAGTTCAACTGGGTTCCTAGCCCGGAAAAACGTCCGGTTGATTTTTATAAACCAGATTATGATGTGTCGGGATGGAAAGAAATACCTGTTCCTTCAAATTGGGAAGTACAGGGATATGGCACTCCATTTTACCGGAATGCTGGTTATACGATAAAGAGAGATTTTCCTCATGTGATGAGCGAACCGGATAAAAATTACACGGCATACGTGGAACGTGATCCGGTAGGCAGTTATCGCCGCGATTTTGATGTTCCTGAAGACTGGACCGGGCGCCGTATTTTCATCACCTTCGATGGGGTTGACTGTGCTTTTTTCATCTGGGTAAACGGTGAAAAGGTGGGCTACAGTGTAAACAGCCGTAATGCTGCTGATTTCGACCTTACTAAATACCTGAAACCCGGCAAAAACATGTTGGCTGTTGAAGTGTATCAATATAGCTCGGGCACCTGGCTTGAAGACCAGGACATGTGGCGCTTGCACGGTATCTTTCGTAATGTTACCCTTTGGAGCGCTCCCCAGGTACATATCCGCGACTTTTTCGTGAAACAGGACCTGGATAAAGATTATAAAGATGCTACGGTTGAAGTCGTGGCTAAAATTAAAAATTATGGAGAAAAGGCAGGTAAAGCCCAAACTTTTACAGCTACTTTATATGATAAAGCCGGTAATGAAATAGCCAAAGGAAATACTTCCTGTAAGTCACTTGGTTCTAAAGAGGAAGAACAGCTTGCCGTAAAGTTCCCTGTTTCAGATCCATTAAAGTGGACTGCTGAAACTCCTAATTTATATACGATTGTATTGACCAGTTCGGAAGGTGAAATTTTATCATCCCGTGTAGGTTTCCGTAAGATTGAGATCAAAGGCCGCATTTTTACCGTCAACGGCGTACCCATCAAATTAAAAGGCGTGAACCGCCATGAACATTGGTCGGATGTGGGTCATGCAATTACCGAAGAGCAGATGATTCGTGATCTACAGGTAATCAAACAAGGCAATTGCAATCATGTCCGTACCTGTCATTATTCAGATGATCCCCGTTGGTATGAGCTTTGTGACGAATGGGGAATTTTTCTTACGGCCGAAGCCAACGTCGAATGTCATGGATATTATGGTACATTGGATCGCGAACCCCTGACCCGGAAAGCAATTGTTGATAGAAATATTGCTAACGTGGAGAATTTCAAAAATCACCCTTCGGTAATTATTTGGTCTATGGGGAATGAATGCGGCAGTGGCGATAATTTTCTGGAAGCTTTGAAACAGATTAAAGCCATCGATTTGTCCCGCCCGGTGCATTACGAACCTTTTCATGTGGGCAAGGGAAACCCAACCGATCTGGATGGACGTATGTACGGTACACCGGATGATTTTGCCAAAGTCGCTCAAAACAAAGAATTGACAAAACCCTTCTATATCTGCGAATTTGCTCATGCCATGTTTAATTCTATGGGCTCATTGAAGGAATATTCGGATGTTTTTGACAATAATCCGGAAATTGTGGGTGGGGCAATCTGGGAATATCAGGATCAGGCCTTATGGAACAAACGGGATCCCAAACACCCGATATTGGCCTATGGAGGTGGTTTCGGTGAGTTCCCCAACGATCACTATTTTATACACAAAGGTGTGGTGGCTTGGGATAGGAAAACCATTAAACCTCATTATCCGGAAATGAAAAAGGCTTTTCAGTGGATTAATACAGAATTGACCGACCCAACTTCCGGGGCAATAAAAATTAAGAATAAATATCAATTTATTTCCCTGGATAGATTCGAGGCTTCCTGGAGCCTGACTGAAGACGGGAAGGAAATTGACAGGGGAACCCTGAAATTGCCTCATATTGGCCCGCAATGGGAAGGCTGGGCAACGGTACCTTATAAAATAGAAAATCCCAAAGCAGGAGCTGAATATTTTTTGCGGATTTCATATACTCAAAAAGAGAAAACTTTGTGGGCTGACCAAGGGTTTGAAGTTGCTTCCGAACAGTTCAAGTTACCGGTAGGTACACCTCCGGTTGAGGAACTCAAAGTAACCCAACCTGTTAAGTTAAGTCAGAACCCCCAGTCGGTAAAAATTACAGGTAGCGGATTTGCAGTGGTTTTCGACAAGACAACAGGTTTTATGACTCAGCTGGAAAAAGGCGGAGTAAATCTTTTGACCGCAGAAGGTTCCCCAAAACTACACCTGTGGCGTGCACCTCATATGAACGATGATATGTGGGTTTTTAGAAGTTCTGAAAAATATGGCGCAAATGACCTGAAATACTCACTGGTCAATCTGAAAGTTGAACCTGTTGACAAATATTCGGTAAAAGTGATTACAACTGTAAAAGCCGATGGCAAAGGAGGATTTGGTGCTTATCACACGGCAACTTACCTGGTCAAAGGCGATGGTTCTATAAAGGTTGATAATAACATACAGTTTGTAGGCCTGCGCATTAATCTGGCACGTATTGGAGTACGCATGTTGCTCGACAAGAAACTCGACAGTATGACTTATTTTGGACGTGGCCCCATTGAAAATTATTCGGACCGTAAAACCGGGTTTGATGTTGGTTTATATGCCTTGGACGTAAATAATCAGTATGAGTATGAAAAGCCCATGGAACATGGGAATCATGAAGATGTAAGGTGGGCAAAATTGAGTGGAAAAGATATGCCGTCTCTTTTGTTTAAAGCAGATGAAAACCTGATGCAGGTTTCTGCTTTGCCTCATACCGACGAGCAGATGTTGCCTGTGGAATATAAAATTGACCTGCCAGCCAGTAAGGCCACCGTTTTTTGTCTGTCTGCCAAAACAACAGGCGTCGGCTCAAACGGATGCGGGCCCCGTCCTCTTCAACAATATCAGGTATTCTCGGATCCGACTTCATTTACCTATACCATTAAGCTATTTTAATGGTTACTGAAGTTAATACTGGTGGACACTTAAAATTAATATAATGAAGTTTTTCTCTCCGGCTGATGTCGGGGAGAAGAATTCAGAAAAAAACAGGGATGGACCTTTATATAATAAGGTTGATCCCTGTTTTTTTATCAATATGATTGGATTATTTCCATTTAAGGTTGTGAATCATAAGAGTTATGTATGTACTCCATATCCCGGGCTTTTTACAAATTGTGATATGCATTTTAGAACAGGGGAAAACGATAAAATTCAACTTTTGCATATTGCACTAATAGAAAGGAAAAATTATTTTCCTGGAGCATGAGGGAAAAGGATAGTGGTAAAAAAATGTATTAAATATTTCTGCAAATAAAATAATGAAAATATTTGGTTTCTATAGGAAATTATAACTTTGCTAATGGTCAGGGAATAAATTTCCTGGACTAACCTATGTAAACATTAAAAATTCAATTATTTATTATGAAAAAAAAATTACTTTTTCTCATTTTCCTGGTGGTGGGTTTATCCCCATTTGCGTATTCGGCAAAAGTGGAAATAAAAAATTTGGAGGTAGAGATGAAGAAAAATCCTGCAGGGATTGAAGTTTCGCAACCTCGTTTCTCCTGGCAGATTACTTCAACCAAGCCCAATTTGGTGCAAACAGCATATCGTATACAGGTAGCAGATTCTCCAGAGAAAT
The sequence above is drawn from the Bacteroidota bacterium genome and encodes:
- a CDS encoding glycoside hydrolase family 2 TIM barrel-domain containing protein, yielding MLKIRFVVLAIILGACFFINTAYGAGSTPLKAGIDYPSEIEDPQCLGINKEPYHATLMPYANLQEALRANRHASSFCHSLNGNWKFNWVPSPEKRPVDFYKPDYDVSGWKEIPVPSNWEVQGYGTPFYRNAGYTIKRDFPHVMSEPDKNYTAYVERDPVGSYRRDFDVPEDWTGRRIFITFDGVDCAFFIWVNGEKVGYSVNSRNAADFDLTKYLKPGKNMLAVEVYQYSSGTWLEDQDMWRLHGIFRNVTLWSAPQVHIRDFFVKQDLDKDYKDATVEVVAKIKNYGEKAGKAQTFTATLYDKAGNEIAKGNTSCKSLGSKEEEQLAVKFPVSDPLKWTAETPNLYTIVLTSSEGEILSSRVGFRKIEIKGRIFTVNGVPIKLKGVNRHEHWSDVGHAITEEQMIRDLQVIKQGNCNHVRTCHYSDDPRWYELCDEWGIFLTAEANVECHGYYGTLDREPLTRKAIVDRNIANVENFKNHPSVIIWSMGNECGSGDNFLEALKQIKAIDLSRPVHYEPFHVGKGNPTDLDGRMYGTPDDFAKVAQNKELTKPFYICEFAHAMFNSMGSLKEYSDVFDNNPEIVGGAIWEYQDQALWNKRDPKHPILAYGGGFGEFPNDHYFIHKGVVAWDRKTIKPHYPEMKKAFQWINTELTDPTSGAIKIKNKYQFISLDRFEASWSLTEDGKEIDRGTLKLPHIGPQWEGWATVPYKIENPKAGAEYFLRISYTQKEKTLWADQGFEVASEQFKLPVGTPPVEELKVTQPVKLSQNPQSVKITGSGFAVVFDKTTGFMTQLEKGGVNLLTAEGSPKLHLWRAPHMNDDMWVFRSSEKYGANDLKYSLVNLKVEPVDKYSVKVITTVKADGKGGFGAYHTATYLVKGDGSIKVDNNIQFVGLRINLARIGVRMLLDKKLDSMTYFGRGPIENYSDRKTGFDVGLYALDVNNQYEYEKPMEHGNHEDVRWAKLSGKDMPSLLFKADENLMQVSALPHTDEQMLPVEYKIDLPASKATVFCLSAKTTGVGSNGCGPRPLQQYQVFSDPTSFTYTIKLF